TGAAATCGCCTGTGAGCCAACTTCTCTGTAGCATTCTTGGTGATCACATACATTGTATACATAGTAAGTTTTTTCTTTACCGTCTTTAATACCGCGAACGATACAGCCGATGTTTGTTTTACCTTTTGTAAGAGGACCTAATGTAGCTGGGTCTGGTAAAACAGCTTTTAAAAACTGGATTGGCTGAATCATTTGTCCTTGGAATTCGATTGGCTCAATTGAAGTCATACCTACATTTTCAAGTACATTTAAATGTGTTAAGTATTTTTCGCCAAACGTCATCCAGAAGCGGATTTGTTTTAAACCTTTAATGTTCTTCGCTAAAGATTCTAACTCTTCATGGTATAGAAGGTAGCAATCTTTTTCACCGATTTCCGGTAAGTTATAAACTGTTTTATATTCTAAAGGCTCCGTTTCAACCCACTCGCCATCTTTCCAGAAACGTCCGTTCGCAGTAATTTCGCGAATGTTGATTTCAGGGTTGAAGTTTGTTGCGAATGGAAGTCCGTGGTCTCCACCGTTTGCATCAACGATATCGATGTAATGAATTTCATCGAAATGATGCTTTTGTGCATGCGCTGTGAATACGCCTGTTACACCTGGGTCAAAACCTGAACCTAGAAGCGCAGTAATACCTGCTTCTTCAAAACGTTCTTTATACGCCCATTGCCATTTATATTCGAATTTAGCAGTATCTAAAGGCTCGTAGTTCGCTGTATCTACATAGTGAGTCTTTGTTGCTAAACATGCATCCATAATAGTTAAGTCTTGATATGGTAAAGCTACATTGATCACCACATCTGGATTAAATCCATTGATTAGGTCAATTAGTTCCTCAGTGTTATCCGCATCCACTTGTGCTGTGTGAATAATCGTTTTTCCACCATCTAATTTATCTTTTAAAGCATCACATTTTGATTTTGTTCGACTTGCGATCATAATCTCTTCGAATACTTCTGAGTTTTGTACACATTTATGTACGACAACGCTAGCTACACCGCCAGCTCCAATAATCAATGCTTTACCCAATTTCTTGTCACGCTCCAAATCTATAATTTTTTGGTTTCATTTTTGAAACAAGATTGATTATATAGAATAGTACGGTAGTTAGCAATTATGTTCTCATATTTTTTTTTGAGAATTGAGAGAAATGAAAAACATAAATTATTATCATTTTTGTCTAAAAAAGAAAATGCCCAGTGAGAAGTCAAATCCACTGGGCTGGCATTTCTATTTAACTGTCTGTTTTTGCAAAAATGTATCACGGTTCGTAACGGCATCAACGGCTTCGTAGATTGTACTTTCGAAGTGATTGACTTGAAGGGAAGTGACACCTTGAATTGTCGTTCCTCCAGGTGAACATACTTGATCGATCAATGCCCATGGGTGTGATTCGGATTGTAATACCATTTGCGCACTGCCTAATACAGAGCTTGCTGCAATTTGAAGTGCCATATCTTTTGGCATTCCTTCACGAACTGCCGCACGTGCTAATGAGTCGATATAAAGGTAAGTGAAGGCAGGAGAAGCACAACCGATTGTTGTAAAGATTGAGAATAGGCTTTCAGGAAGTTCAACAATTGTTCCGACTGTAGCAAACAGCTTCTCGACGATGGCTTTTTGATTGTCACTAGCTTTCTGAGTTGAATAACAACTTGTCGATGCCCCGATGGTAGCGTTGATATTTGGCATAACGCGGAAGATAGACGTTTCGCTTCCAAGTTCCTCGTGTAAATAATCGAGTGATTTACCGGCAGCGATTGAAATGACGATGTGTTTATTTGTCAGGTGTTTTTTAATTGCGGGTAAAACATCTTCAAACATTTGGGGCTTTACAGCGATGACAATAACGTCAACTTGTTCCATTAGCTGTTCGATCGTATCGGCTGCCTGAATGCCGTATTTATGTACAAGGTCATCGGTTTTTTCGCGGCTCCTATTCATCCCGTGTACATCGGCAGCATTAAATTGCTCGCTTGTAATCATGCCGTGAATAATCGCGCCAGCCATGTTTCCAAGGCCGATAAATCCAAATTTCATTTATAAATCCTTCTTTCAATTAATTTAATTATATCTATTACGTAAATATTCATAGCGCTTAGTATACCGCACTGCTCGGTCAATGCAACCAGAACGACTTTTTTCACACATAAAAATACCTTCAATCTGCTGATATTATCAATAAAATAGGTTATTTCCAAGTAAGAACGGGAACATTGAGGAAAAAGGGTAACAACTTCGAATTAAAACACGCATACGAGTAATCAATTGTATATAACTATAATTTTTGAGTACTTATTGTTGGAATGAAAAAACAACGTTAAAATAAATGCAATGGACGAAGAGTGCATTAGCATTACTTTGTCGCCGATGGAGTGATTAGATGAAAGAAAATAAAAAGAATAAAGGTCATGGAAAAGTAATTTTATTCCCTGGGATGACGGACCGGTTATTTAATGAAGCAAAACATATGGCTGAAAATAACCAATACAAAGAAGCGAATGAGTTATTTGAGCAAGCTTTGTTGCTGGGTGAAGGGGATGAAATGTCACTTAGTATTTTTGCGTACTCATTATATGAAGAAAAAAATTTCGAACGTGCGAAACAAGTATGTGAGGAATTGCTTGCGATAGGCCCTAACATGTACTTTGAAGTAATGGAATTGTACTTAACGATCTGCATGCAATTACGCCAGTTTAAACAAGTCGAAAAAATCATTGAGTCATTGTTTGACGAACAGTTAATTCCTGATCATGAAGTGGGGAAATTCGAACGTTTAAAAAACTTGAACGCCCATATTGCCGAAAATCAGGAATCCCATTTTCAAGCAACAATTATAGAAGATGAAGAACTTGAAGAATTTACGGCAACAGAATTTTTAGAAAAGTCCGCACAACAGCAAATGATCCTAATACATGAGCTTACAGAAAAGAATATCCGTCCTTATTCAGATGAATTGAAAGCAATCATTGAAAACGATGGAATCGAACCATTTATAAAGAGTTTACTGCTCATCCTGCTTGTTGAACAGGAAATCAATATGACAGTTACTGTAACAAAACTTGATCAGTCCATAGAATTAAATCCGGTGAATTTTCCGTTGCCGACGAAGCTGCCTCAATATACGGAAATTACGGAAATTATAGCGGGGAAATTGGCGCAGGAACCTTCAACATTAGAGTTTGCGCTGCACTTAATCGATAAGCATGCAATTGTTCTTTATCCGTATGAATGGTCCGGGTATTCCAGTGAAGAAGTTGCAGCAGGCTATATCGATTACGTGAAAACAATGTTCGGTGAAGACAGCGAAAAGAATGGTGAAATAGTAACTTTTTTACAAAACATAGAAAAAATGTCGGATTTGCAAGAGTAGTGAAAAAAGTTGAAACATTGAGCATCTATGTTATACTAAAATGGTTGTCAAACAATATATATGACGAGTTTGTTTATTCAAACGAATGTTAACTTTGGAGGTAATATATATGTCAGTAAAATGGGAAAAACAAGAAGGTAACGAAGGTTTATTAACGGTTACTGTAGAAGCTGCAGAAGTTGATAAAGCTTTAGACCAAGCTTTCAAAAAAGTAGTAAAACAAATTAATGTACCAGGTTTCCGTAAAGGAAAAATGCCTCGTAACGTATTTGAAAAAATGTACGGTGTAGAAGCTCTTTACCAAGATGCTTTAGAAATCGTTATCAATTCTTCATACCCAGTTGCTTTAGACGAAGCTGGTATTGAGCCAGTTGACTACCCGGAAATCGCGGGTACTGAGAATTTCACTAAAGGTACTGACTTCACATACACTGCTACAGTAACTGTGAAACCAGAACCTAAATTAGGTGAATATAAAGGTTTAGAAGTAACAAAACAATCTGCTGAAGTAACAGACGAAGAAGTTCAATCTTTAATCGACGCTCAATTAGCTAAAAAAGCTGAATTAGAAATTAAAGAAGATGAAGCAATCGTTGAAGGCGATACAGCTGTAATCGATTTCGAAGGTTTTGTTGGAGAAGAAGCATTCGAAGGCGGTAAAGGTGAAGACTACGCATTAGAAATCGGTTCTGGTTCATTCATTCCAGGTTTCGAAGAGCAATTAGTAGGTGCTAAAACTGGTGAAACGAAAGATGTAGTAGTTACTTTCCCAGAAGAATACCATGCTGCTGAATTAGCTGGTAAAGAAGCGAAATTCGTTGTAACAGTTAAAGAAGTTAAAACAAAAGTATTACCAGACTTAACTGATGAGTTCGCTAAAGAAATCGATCCAGAAGTTGAAACTGTAGAAGCATTACGCACTAAATTAAAAGAAACAACTTTAGCTAACAAAGAAGCAGACGTTGAAGCTTCTTTACGCGACGAGTTAGTAGAAAAAGCAGCTTCTAATGCAGAAGTTGAAATTCCACAAGGTATGATCAACACTGAAGTTGACCGTATGGTTCAAGAATTCGGCCAACGTTTACAAATGCAAGGCATGAACTTAGACCTATACTACCAATTCTCAGGTCAAAACGAAGAAGCATTACGCACTCAAATGGCTGAAGAAGCTGTAAACCGTGTACGTGTATCTTTAGTTTTAGAAGCAATTGGTCAAGCTGAAAATATTGAAGTATCTGAAGAAGATATCAATACAGAAGTTGAAAAAATGGCTGCTCAATTCGGTATGTCAAACGACCAAATTTTAACTGCTTTAGGTGGAACTCAAGTTCTTGAGAACGATATCCGCACTCAAAAAACAGTTGAATTCCTAGTTGAAAACGCTAAAATTTCTAACTAATTATTTGTTTTGAATAATCGAGTTCGAATTCAATCCTGTACTGATTCATGACCATGGTGAAGCAAGAATCAGTACCGACAAGTACCGGTTTAATTCCTGGGCTACCGTCTAACATAAAGATAAAACTAGTACGGATTGAATAAAATGAGATTTTGACAAGGTACGGTATTCCCGTGCCTTGTTTTCTACCTTTGAATACATACATATAATAGTTGGTTCATTTGAATATTTAATGATAAAAAGTTACAATATAATTTCATTAACTATTGAACAGCCAGCAAAGTTTAATAGGACATAAAATAAGCTAGTAACAACGCGCAATCAATTTATTTGATAAAACAACTAGAATCTTGTAAGATTGTTGCTTGAATAGGGGTGAACCAAATTGTTTAAATTTAATGATGAAAAAGGCAATTTAAAATGCTCTTTTTGTGGTAAACCACAAGAACAAGTTCGTAAACTGGTTGCAGGACCAGGCGTATATATTTGTGATGAATGTATCGAACTATGCTCAGAGATCGTAGTGGAAGAGTTAGGGATCGAAGAGGAAATCGAGTTCAATGAAATTCCAAAACCTAAAGAGATTTTAAATATTTTAGGTGAATATGTAATCGGACAAGAACGTGCAAAAAAAGCATTGGCAGTTGCTGTATATAATCACTATAAACGTATTAATTCGAATTCAAAAATTGATGATGTTGAATTATCAAAATCGAATATCGTATTAATCGGACCAACTGGTAGCGGTAAAACTTTACTTGCTCAAACGTTGGCGCGTATTTTAAATGTACCATTCGCAATTGCTGACGCGACAAGCTTAACTGAAGCAGGTTATGTTGGTGAGGATGTTGAAAATATTCTTTTAAAACTAATCCAGGCTGCAGATTATGATATAGAACGTGCAGAAAAGGGTATCATTTATATTGATGAGATTGACAAGGTTGCTCGTAAATCTGAAAATCCTTCAATTACACGAGACGTATCAGGTGAAGGTGTACAACAAGCATTACTGAAAATTTTAGAAGGTACAGTTGCAAGTGTTCCTCCACAAGGCGGACGTAAGCATCCACACCAGGAGTTCCTTCAAATCGATACATCGAACATCTTATTTATCGTAGGTGGAGCATTTGATGGAATCGAAACAATTATTAAACGTCGTCAAGGCGAAAAAGTAATTGGCTTTGCTTCAACACAAAATAAAGATATTGATGAAGAAGCTTCAATTATGTCTCAGTTAATTCCTGAAGATTTATTGAAATTCGGTTTAATTCCGGAATTTATCGGACGTTTACCGGTATTGGCTACTTTAGAACAGTTAAATGTCGATGCATTAGTACAAATTTTAACTGAACCTAAAAATGCTTTAGCAAAACAATACCAAAAAATGTTGGAGCTAGATGATGTAGAACTTGAGTTTGAAGATGATGCACTTGTCGAAATTTCTAAATTAGCAATCGAACGTAAAACAGGTGCCCGTGGTCTTCGTTCAATCATCGAAGCGACAATGCTTGATGTTATGTTTGAATTGCCTTCACGTGAAGATATTAAAAAATGTATCATCACAGCTGAAACAATTCGTGATAAAGCAGATCCAAAATTAATTTTGGATGATGGGTCTGAATTGAAAAAAGATGACAACAAAAAAACTTCAGCTTAATTTTAGCTGAATGGATTCCAACTATGTAGCTGACTTAGACTTCTCAAGCAAGTCCAAAGTCAGCTTTTTCTTACAAAACGTATATACATAAAGTTTCGGGTATTTTTAGCCGAATGATACAGGTTTTGAAGCGTTATTTATGGTTTGCTCCAGTATTTAGAGCACATAAACTCGGAAAAATCTGGACACAGCTACGCTTAGGCGTAATTGACAAGAAACTAACACATACTTATATTGCGGGTTGTTTTTAAGATTTGGATGGAGGTGAATACCCGCGTGACAAAAAAATTAACTAATATGCCAGTTTTACCGTTAAGAGGACTTCTTGTATACCCAACGATGGTTTTACATATTGATGTGGGTCGAGAACGTTCTATTGCTGCACTAGAACATGCGATGCTTGAAGATAGCACAATCTTTTTGGTAACTCAAAAAGATTTACGCGTTGATTCACCGGGAAAAGCAGATCTTTATAAAATGGGGACATTAGCGAAAGTAAAACAAATGCTAAAACTTCCGAATGGAACATTGCGTATTCTGGTTGAAGGTTTAAACCGTGCGGAAATGGTTCGTTATGAAGATTCCGGTAAATTTACAACTGCAGATTTGGAACTATTTGAAGATGAGCTGCACAAAGATGCGGAAACGGAAGCTTTAATGCGTACTGTATTATCGTATTTCGAAAAATACGCAAAATCTTCAAATAAAATTACGACGGAAACAATCGAATCGGTGCTTGATATTGAAGAACCGGGCCGATTAGCAGATGTCATTGCTTCTCATTTACCTTTCAAAATTAATGAAAAGCAAGAAGTGCTCGATATTACGAACATTAAAAAGCGTTTAGACCACTTGATGATTCGTTTGCATGACGAGCAGGAGATTTTAAATCTCGAGAAAAAAATCAGTACAAAAGTGAAGCAGGCGATGGAGCGCACACAGAAAGAGTATTATCTGCGTGAGCAAATGAAAGCAATTCAAACAGAGCTTGGTGATCGCGAAGGAAAAACGGGTGAAATTGCTGAACTTCGTAAAAAAATCGATAGTGCCGGAATGCCGGAGTCTACACAAAAAGTTGCGTTAAAAGAACTGGACCGCTACGAAAAGCTGCCTGCTGCAAGTGCAGAGAGTGGTGTCATCCGCAACTATTTGGAATGGCTTGTATCGATTCCCTGGACAGAAAAAACGGAAGACCGTATCGATATTGCCTATGCTGAAGAAATTTTAAACCGCGATCATGATGGCCTGGAAAAAGTGAAAGAGCGTGTTTTGGAATATTTATCAGTACGTCAATTAATGAATTCATTGCGCGGTCCGATTTTATGTTTAGCAGGACCTCCGGGCGTAGGTAAAACGAGTTTAGCGCGTTCTATTGCAGAAAGCCTTGACCGTAAATTTGTCCGTGTTTCACTTGGCGGTGTGCGTGATGAGTCTGAAATTCGTGGTCACCGTCGTACGTATGTCGGCGCAATGCCAGGACGTATCATTCAAGGAATGAAAAAAGCAGGCACGACAAATCCTGTATTTTTACTTGATGAAATTGATAAAATGTCAAATGACTTCCGTGGAGACCCATCGGCTGCAATGCTTGAAGTATTGGATCCGGAGCAAAATAATACATTCAGTGATCACTTCATCGAAGAACCATACAATTTGCAAGATGTATTATTTATTGCAACAGCAAATGATTTAAGTACAATCCCTGCACCGTTACTGGATCGTATGGAAGTCATTAATATCGCAGGTTATACAGAATTCGAAAAAGTAGAAATTACTAAGAACCATTTGATTCCGAAACAGATGAAGGAACATGGTTTGAAGAAAACGCAAATGGCAATGAAAGACGAAGCGATTACGGATTTAATTCGTTACTATACACGTGAAGCTGGTGTTCGTGGATTGGAACGCCAAGTTGCGACTGTTTGCCGTAAAGCTGCGAAAAAAATCGTATCTGGCGAAAAGAAAAAAGTAACGGTCAATTCGAAAGTATTGGTGGATATGCTTGGGAAACACCGCTTCCGCTATGGACAGGCGGAAATGGAAAACCAAGTAGGTGTTGCTACAGGACTTGCCTATACGACAGTCGGTGGAGATACATTGCAGATCGAGGTTTCATTAACACCTGGTAAAGGTAAATTAATTTTAACAGGGAAGCTTGGCGATGTAATGAAGGAATCTGCACAAATTGCGCTTTCATTTGTCCGCACATTAACAAAAGATTTAGGTGTGGATGCTGAATATTTCGATCAGCACGATATTCATGTCCACGTTCCGGAAGGCGCAGTACCAAAAGATGGTCCATCAGCAGGTATTACGATGACGACTGCTATTGTGTCTGCAATAACTGGAAAAGCAATTAAACGCGAAATTGGAATGACTGGAGAAGTAACATTACGGGGTCGTGTACTGCCGATCGGCGGCTTAAAAGAGAAATCATTAAGTGCCCACCGCGCGGGATTAACGACGATTATCATTCCGCAAGACAATGAACGTGATATTGATGATATTCCTGAAACAATTCGTGAGCAACTCACATTTAAACTAGTTTCACAAGCGGAAGAAGTTCTTGCGCTCGCACTAGATGGAGGTTTTAATAAGTAATGAAAGTCCATAACGTAGAAATGATCGGCAGCTTTGTCCGACCAGAACAGTTCCCGGAAGACGGGCTACCTGAATTCGCTTTAGCGGGTCGTTCAAATGTCGGCAAATCTTCGTTTATCAATCGTATGATTGGCCGTAAAGCAATGGCGCGTATTTCGTCAAAACCTGGTAAAACACAACAGCTGAACTTCTATAAAATTGAAGAACAGCTCTATTATGTTGACGTACCAGGATACGGCTATGCAAAAGTTTCAAAATCAGAACGTGCAGCATGGGGAAGAATGATCGAGCAGTACTTTATGAGTCGCGAACAGTTAAAAGCGGTTGTCTTAATTGTTGATATTCGCCATAATCCGACTTCAGATGACTGCATGATGTATGATTTTTTAAAGCATTACAATATCCCGGTAATAGTTGTCGCAACTAAAGCCGACAAAATTCCGAAAGGGAAATGGGATAAGCATAAAAAGATTGTCCGCGAAACATTACAAATGGAAAAGCAAGATCCATTAATTGTGTTTTCTTCTGAAAAAGGTCTTGGTTTTGAAGAGGCCTGGGCCGAAATTGAATCACGCATGTAAACAACGCAACCTCGAATTAACTTTCGGGGTTGTTTTTATTTTGGCCAATTTACTCTCAGAAATAATAATAATTACTTGATATTCATAGTATTTAGCCGATAAAGGTAAATAGGAGGTGTACATTTGGATATTGCTGCATTAGCGATGTCGATGAAACATACTGGATTGATGCAAGATGTTTCATTGGCCATGACGAAAAAAGTGATGGAGTTTCAGCAAGAAAATGCGGAACAAATAGTCGAAGTGATCGATGCGTCACACCCCGTATTAGGTAAATTAATCGATATTTCCGTATAAATAATTTCGACAACCAATGCCAATAGTCGGCAAATTTGTTACACTATATAGGTCCTGCAACAATATTTGGGATTAAATACAAATATTTCAGGCGTTTGCTATGAATTAAAAGAAAAGTTACTGAGAGAAGGAGGCGGAAAAATTGCTTAAAAAAATCATTACCGTATTAATGGCAATTACTTTTGCTTTAGCAATCTTACCAACAGGGCAGCAAGCTGAAGCATCAAATACATATACATTTATGAAAGCAAATTATAATGAAACTGAAGATAAGAAAGGGAATATCACACGAACATTAAAAAGTGTCACATTAAAAAACAGTGCAGGGAAAACCGCAACATTTAACCTTGCGAATACGCAGAAATACTATATTAATAATACGCTGACAACAATTGCAGGATTTAAAGCAGGCATGAGTGTCACGATTAAATTAAACTTAGGCAAAATTACAGAAATGCGTGGATCTACAAATGTAGAAGGCGGTTCAATCGTCGAAAACAGCAAACAAGTAACCGGTGCTGTGACACAGATTGATCCGAACGGTTTGCAGCTCCGTGTAAAAATCGACGGCGCTTCAACTAAAAATTATACAGTGACAAACAATACGGAAGTGTTCAAAGGAAGCTCATCAGTAGATTTAAGTTCACTTTATGTAGGAGACCGTGTCCGCTTAAAATTTGCAACAGCCAATACTTCCCGTATCGCTGAAATTACGATTATGAGTACAGCCAATATGGTGACAGAATTATATAAAGCAGATTTAAATACGGTTAATACAAACAAAAATTCGCTAAATGTTAAGAATGCGCATCCTCTACTAAACTGGCGCTTTGGGACGGTTAGAACGAAGACACAGGCAACATTTAATTTTACAAACAATACAAGTATTTACGTAGGAAATAAAAAAATCTCAAAAAGCCAATTAAAAAAATATAAAAATAGTGAGCTTTATTTTGTAACAAAAACTCAGTTCAGCAAGGAAGTAATCGATAAGATTATCGTATTAGCTAAAAATGAGCGTACATTCTATCAACCTATTACAAGTGTCAATCTTGGTGTGAATACACTGCAACTTAAAAATTCTTTGAAATTAAATTACCATAACGGTTCGATTTTAATCCGCAATGGCCGTTTAGTAGAACCTGAAGGCCTTATTGCTCTTGATTTAGCGCAAAAACCGATTTCGACAACGGCATTTGTATTAACGGATGGTGCGGCTAAGAGTGATTATGCTCATATCGTCAATATAACAAATAATGCATATTTAGCACCGAATCTATCAAAATATAAACTTTACTTTGGTCGAATTGATGTAGCGGATTTAGATGCATATGAAGTGGAGTTATCAGATTTACAACGTTTCGATAATCATTTCTGGACTATGGATAAGACCATTACATCATTTGCTTACAGTAATTCTACAATCGCATCTGAACTGGACGGAACAAAGCAATTCAAAGTCATTCCGGAACTGGATCTTGATTTATATGATAATTATACAAATTCACCAAATCCATATTATGGATATTTCTTTGTAAACGAAGGTCATATTGAGGGCATTCATTTTGTGCCAAATGAAAAACTGGCTACGTTAACATTAACAGGCCGTGTAAGTTCGATTAATTTTAATACGAAAAAGATATCTGTTGTTAACAGCAGCCAGTGGAGCAAAGATGGTTACTGGAACTACCGTTTCGGTTCGCTTTCACTCGACCTATCAAAAGCGATGGTTATTAAAGATGGTGAAGTAATCGATATTACTGATATCCATAAGGCAGATCATGTAACAGCAATTGCACGTTCAACATCGGAAGTTTATGTATTATTAGTAAACTAATTAAAAAGGCATGCGGGACAAGTTTCTCGCATGCCATTTAAACAAAAGTGAATTTTAAAGAAATGAGGGACGAATTTGTGAGAAAGAAACTTTGCTTCACCTTCCTATTGGCATGCTCATTTTTTCTGATGCTGCTCACTTCAGCAAGTTCCGCACAATCTATCGATTTAACAGGCGGTATAAAAAACGAATATGAGTATGAAGAATACTTTTTCTTAACAGGAAAACCGATTAAATTTACGGGCACAAATAAAAATGTAACGATTTCAACGAGAGAATCTAAAGGCAAGTTAACCGAGACATACAAGTTTACGTTGGCTGGACCAAATGGAGAAAAGCTGACGCGGAATTTTACGTATACATACGATGTTACAAACTATGACCAAGTAGGGCAAAGTTCAGCAACGGGTGAGGTTACAAAATTTACCGAAAAAATTACAGTTGGCGACAGAACATTTACATTGGCGGATTACCAGCTTTCTAAAAGTACGATTACAGACAAGCGTCCGGCATCTGACTATTATTCAGGAAATGCGATTGCCCGCAAAACATATACCGAAACGACAGGCCGAGGCAAGAATGCTGTTACAAAA
This window of the Solibacillus isronensis genome carries:
- a CDS encoding phosphate ABC transporter ATPase; protein product: MLKKIITVLMAITFALAILPTGQQAEASNTYTFMKANYNETEDKKGNITRTLKSVTLKNSAGKTATFNLANTQKYYINNTLTTIAGFKAGMSVTIKLNLGKITEMRGSTNVEGGSIVENSKQVTGAVTQIDPNGLQLRVKIDGASTKNYTVTNNTEVFKGSSSVDLSSLYVGDRVRLKFATANTSRIAEITIMSTANMVTELYKADLNTVNTNKNSLNVKNAHPLLNWRFGTVRTKTQATFNFTNNTSIYVGNKKISKSQLKKYKNSELYFVTKTQFSKEVIDKIIVLAKNERTFYQPITSVNLGVNTLQLKNSLKLNYHNGSILIRNGRLVEPEGLIALDLAQKPISTTAFVLTDGAAKSDYAHIVNITNNAYLAPNLSKYKLYFGRIDVADLDAYEVELSDLQRFDNHFWTMDKTITSFAYSNSTIASELDGTKQFKVIPELDLDLYDNYTNSPNPYYGYFFVNEGHIEGIHFVPNEKLATLTLTGRVSSINFNTKKISVVNSSQWSKDGYWNYRFGSLSLDLSKAMVIKDGEVIDITDIHKADHVTAIARSTSEVYVLLVN